A window of the Microbacterium sp. AZCO genome harbors these coding sequences:
- a CDS encoding AI-2E family transporter produces the protein MKVHNPFRVAFVATLGVGLGLLLITSIQTLSTILLYVGTALFLSLGLDPVVGWLERRKLPRWAAVLITILGVLAVFAGIILMVLPIIFDQMGQIIAAITEVVKGGTAVQDLQAWLQGIFPNVKMDEVFTAVQQWIQDNLANIGGSIGQGVITVGFTILAGLTGAFIVLILTIYFTASTPALKKSVYQLVPASKRPRFIDLAEQITDSVGYYVMGQLSLGVINGVLSAIFLSIIGAPFPAVLAVIAFFFSIIPLVGTLTGSTIIVLICLGLSETPTTAIIAAIYYLIYMQIEAYVISPRIMNRAVSVPGAVVVIAALAGGALLGLLGALVAIPVAASILIIYRQVVIPRQNER, from the coding sequence GTGAAGGTTCACAATCCGTTCCGCGTCGCGTTCGTCGCGACCCTCGGCGTGGGACTCGGCCTCCTGCTGATCACCAGCATCCAGACCCTGTCGACGATCCTGCTCTATGTCGGAACGGCGCTGTTCCTCTCGCTCGGCCTCGATCCGGTCGTCGGATGGCTCGAACGGCGCAAGCTCCCGCGCTGGGCCGCCGTGCTCATCACGATCCTCGGGGTGCTCGCCGTGTTCGCCGGCATCATCCTCATGGTGCTGCCGATCATCTTCGATCAGATGGGCCAGATCATCGCCGCCATCACCGAGGTGGTGAAGGGCGGGACCGCCGTCCAGGACCTCCAGGCCTGGCTGCAGGGGATCTTCCCCAACGTGAAGATGGACGAGGTGTTCACCGCGGTCCAGCAGTGGATCCAGGACAACCTCGCCAACATCGGCGGCTCGATCGGCCAGGGCGTCATAACGGTCGGCTTCACGATCCTCGCGGGGCTCACCGGCGCGTTCATCGTGCTGATCCTCACGATCTACTTCACGGCATCCACTCCCGCGCTCAAGAAGTCCGTCTACCAGCTGGTGCCGGCGTCGAAGCGTCCCCGTTTCATCGATCTCGCCGAGCAGATCACCGACTCGGTCGGCTACTACGTCATGGGCCAGCTGAGCCTGGGCGTCATCAACGGCGTGCTGAGCGCGATCTTCCTGTCGATCATCGGGGCGCCGTTCCCGGCCGTCCTCGCGGTCATCGCGTTCTTCTTCTCGATCATCCCGCTCGTCGGAACGCTCACGGGTTCGACGATCATCGTGCTCATCTGCCTGGGCCTGTCCGAGACGCCCACGACCGCGATCATCGCGGCGATCTACTACCTGATCTACATGCAGATCGAGGCGTACGTCATTTCGCCGCGCATCATGAACCGCGCGGTGTCGGTGCCCGGCGCCGTCGTCGTGATCGCGGCCCTCGCCGGCGGTGCGCTGCTCGGCCTGCTCGGGGCGCTCGTGGCGATCCCGGTGGCGGCGAGCATCCTCATCATCTATCGCCAGGTCGTCATCCCGCGCCAGAACGAGAGGTGA
- a CDS encoding alpha/beta hydrolase: MEIRGPLMLPARREDITLETLDGLTLVGELAQPLEREPAATLVTLHPLPTAGGFMDSHILRKAAARLPALADLAVLRFNTRGTASPRGTSEGAFDGGRAEAFDLAAAMDFVTERRLPRPWLVGWSFGTELALKYGRDHGVEGVILLSPPLHRATDEEVAAWAHDPRPVIAVVPEFDDYLRPDAAAERFASVPHAVLIPVEGGKHLWVGESQTRRVLREIVAAVNPDALPLPDEWNGPVGE; the protein is encoded by the coding sequence GTGGAGATCCGCGGACCCCTCATGCTGCCCGCTCGCCGGGAGGACATCACCCTCGAGACGCTCGACGGTCTGACACTCGTCGGCGAGCTCGCCCAGCCGCTCGAGCGCGAGCCCGCCGCGACGCTCGTGACGCTGCATCCCCTTCCCACCGCGGGCGGGTTCATGGACTCGCACATCCTGCGCAAGGCGGCCGCGCGCCTTCCCGCTCTCGCCGACCTCGCGGTGCTCCGCTTCAACACCCGCGGCACCGCCTCGCCGCGCGGCACGAGCGAAGGCGCGTTCGACGGTGGGCGTGCCGAGGCTTTCGACCTCGCCGCCGCGATGGACTTCGTGACGGAGCGTCGCCTGCCGCGTCCCTGGCTCGTCGGGTGGTCGTTCGGCACCGAGCTCGCCCTGAAGTACGGCCGCGATCACGGCGTCGAGGGGGTCATCCTGCTGTCGCCGCCACTGCACCGCGCCACCGACGAGGAGGTCGCGGCCTGGGCCCACGACCCTCGCCCGGTCATCGCCGTCGTCCCGGAGTTCGACGACTATCTGCGTCCCGATGCCGCGGCCGAGCGCTTCGCCTCCGTGCCGCACGCCGTGCTCATCCCCGTCGAGGGCGGAAAGCACCTCTGGGTGGGGGAGAGTCAGACCCGCCGGGTGCTCCGCGAGATCGTCGCGGCAGTCAACCCCGACGCCTTGCCGCTCCCGGATGAGTGGAACGGACCCGTCGGCGAGTAG
- a CDS encoding lytic transglycosylase domain-containing protein, translated as MGVFAAVAALGFVAAYIGPLGNALSEAKAEEAVPVTLYATGLGDVQTLELAASDGEAEPAALDRGGYTVYVTPKPTPTAAPTVKSSSSGWAPPFITPDPGSAQAIAYDMVHARGWGDDQFACLVALWNKESGWRVNAYNKGSGAYGIPQALPGSKMGSVGADWETNPATQITWGLNYVGGRYGTPCGAWGHSQSTGWY; from the coding sequence GTGGGGGTCTTCGCGGCCGTCGCTGCGCTGGGCTTCGTGGCCGCGTACATCGGTCCGCTGGGCAACGCCCTCTCCGAGGCGAAGGCCGAGGAGGCTGTGCCGGTCACGCTGTATGCCACAGGCCTCGGCGACGTGCAGACCCTGGAGCTCGCCGCCTCCGACGGCGAGGCCGAGCCCGCTGCGCTCGACCGCGGCGGCTACACCGTCTACGTGACTCCCAAGCCGACGCCGACGGCCGCTCCCACCGTGAAGTCCTCGTCGTCCGGGTGGGCACCGCCCTTCATCACGCCCGACCCCGGGTCTGCACAGGCCATTGCGTACGACATGGTGCACGCGCGCGGCTGGGGGGATGACCAGTTCGCGTGCCTCGTGGCGCTATGGAACAAGGAGTCCGGCTGGCGCGTCAACGCCTACAACAAGGGCAGCGGCGCCTACGGCATCCCCCAGGCGCTCCCCGGCAGCAAGATGGGCTCGGTCGGAGCCGACTGGGAGACCAACCCGGCGACGCAGATCACGTGGGGCCTCAACTACGTCGGCGGACGCTACGGCACGCCGTGCGGCGCGTGGGGCCACTCGCAGAGCACCGGCTGGTACTGA
- a CDS encoding DivIVA domain-containing protein, translating to MTTPDTETSRAPRTAAFPDAPRRTKGYDKKAVDAFLLRAKAAFDGSESESLTATDVRQVAFPLVKNGYAIAPVDAALGRIEDAFAARERQSVVTRKGANEWVSRAKDTAQVVLDRITRPRGQRFDRVSILRYGYRVDEVDLVADKISRYLETGDSVTVEQVRAVAFRMQRGGYRETQVDAVLDAVVEVMLAVA from the coding sequence ATGACCACCCCCGACACCGAGACTTCCCGCGCGCCCCGAACCGCGGCCTTCCCCGATGCGCCGCGCCGCACGAAGGGGTACGACAAGAAGGCCGTCGACGCGTTCCTGCTGCGGGCGAAGGCCGCCTTCGACGGCTCCGAGAGCGAGTCCCTCACCGCGACCGACGTGCGGCAGGTGGCCTTCCCGCTCGTGAAGAACGGGTACGCGATCGCTCCCGTGGATGCGGCGCTCGGCCGCATCGAAGACGCCTTCGCCGCGCGGGAGCGCCAGTCGGTCGTCACTCGGAAGGGCGCGAACGAGTGGGTGTCGCGCGCGAAGGACACCGCGCAGGTCGTGCTCGATCGCATCACGCGGCCGCGCGGTCAGCGCTTCGATCGCGTGAGCATCCTGCGCTACGGGTATCGCGTCGACGAGGTGGATCTCGTCGCCGACAAGATCTCGCGCTATCTCGAGACGGGAGACTCCGTCACGGTCGAGCAGGTGCGCGCTGTCGCCTTCCGGATGCAGCGCGGCGGCTACCGCGAAACCCAGGTGGATGCGGTCCTGGATGCCGTCGTCGAGGTCATGCTCGCGGTCGCATGA
- a CDS encoding phosphatidate cytidylyltransferase — MSDATGDGPDPSSTAPQRRRDAARGRRDEQHDQGAAFEAHVRAARNGIENQVAQARAEFDQANERIKQRTGRDLIVAILIGLALGAVLILSLVFVKWLFLLFAIAAMVLGFIEFGRALTGTGRKVDLFPQIGAGLLLVLAGYFVDPWLHWVSTFVAVAVVIVWRLIAQMTAHDGRVYGAVLSDVLVAGFAQIYVAFMASLCAVLLRQEGGEWWILAFIIIAVASDTGAYATGLAFGKHPMAPRISPKKTWEGFAGAAAAALLAGVLLGIFMLHLPWWAGLVIGVVILLTATAGDLAESMIKRDLGIKDMSSWLPGHGGVLDRLDSILLSIVAALALYYLLNPLAV; from the coding sequence ATGTCCGACGCCACCGGTGACGGGCCCGATCCGTCGTCGACGGCCCCGCAGCGCAGACGCGACGCGGCTCGCGGGCGCCGTGATGAGCAGCACGACCAGGGTGCGGCGTTCGAAGCCCACGTGCGGGCCGCCCGCAACGGTATCGAGAACCAGGTCGCCCAGGCGCGCGCCGAGTTCGACCAGGCCAACGAGCGCATCAAGCAGCGCACGGGCCGCGACCTGATCGTCGCGATCCTCATCGGACTGGCCCTGGGCGCGGTCCTCATCCTGTCGCTCGTGTTCGTCAAGTGGCTGTTCCTGCTGTTCGCGATCGCGGCCATGGTGCTCGGCTTCATCGAGTTCGGTCGCGCGCTCACGGGCACCGGGCGCAAGGTCGACCTCTTTCCGCAGATCGGGGCGGGCCTCCTCCTCGTGCTCGCCGGCTACTTCGTCGACCCGTGGCTGCATTGGGTCTCGACGTTCGTCGCGGTCGCGGTCGTCATCGTGTGGCGACTCATCGCGCAGATGACGGCGCACGACGGCCGCGTCTACGGCGCCGTCCTCTCCGACGTCCTCGTCGCCGGCTTCGCCCAGATCTACGTCGCCTTCATGGCGAGCCTGTGCGCCGTTCTCCTGCGCCAGGAGGGCGGCGAGTGGTGGATCCTCGCGTTCATCATCATCGCCGTCGCCAGCGACACCGGGGCCTACGCGACCGGCCTCGCCTTCGGCAAGCACCCGATGGCTCCGCGCATCAGCCCCAAGAAGACCTGGGAAGGGTTCGCCGGGGCTGCCGCGGCAGCCCTCCTGGCAGGCGTGCTGCTGGGCATCTTCATGCTCCACCTGCCGTGGTGGGCCGGCCTCGTGATCGGCGTCGTGATCCTGCTCACCGCGACCGCCGGCGACCTGGCCGAATCCATGATCAAACGCGACCTCGGCATCAAGGACATGAGCTCGTGGCTGCCCGGCCACGGCGGCGTCCTCGACCGCCTCGACTCGATCCTGCTGTCGATCGTCGCCGCCCTCGCCCTGTACTACCTCCTCAACCCCCTGGCTGTGTGA
- the frr gene encoding ribosome recycling factor, with protein MIADVLSDAAVRMDRAVEAAKEDFATVRTGRANPQLFQKILVDYYGTPTPLAQLASLNNPEARTIVVTPYDKSALKAIEQAIRDQPNLGANPTNDGNIVRVTLPELTEERRREFVKLVRTKGEDAKVHVRGIRRKSKDDLDELKSEFGEDELVRAEKELDALTRSHVDAIDEALKRKEAELLEV; from the coding sequence GTGATCGCCGACGTTCTGTCCGATGCCGCAGTGCGCATGGACCGCGCCGTGGAGGCTGCGAAGGAGGACTTCGCCACCGTCCGGACGGGTCGGGCGAATCCGCAGCTCTTCCAGAAGATCCTGGTCGACTACTACGGCACGCCGACCCCGCTCGCGCAGCTCGCCTCGCTCAACAACCCCGAGGCCCGCACGATCGTCGTGACGCCGTACGACAAGTCGGCGCTCAAGGCGATCGAGCAGGCGATCCGCGATCAGCCGAACCTCGGCGCGAACCCCACGAACGACGGCAACATCGTCCGCGTGACGCTGCCCGAGCTCACGGAGGAGCGCCGCCGGGAGTTCGTCAAGCTCGTCCGCACGAAGGGCGAGGACGCGAAGGTGCACGTGCGCGGCATCCGTCGCAAGTCCAAGGACGACCTCGATGAGCTCAAGAGCGAGTTCGGCGAGGACGAACTGGTCCGTGCTGAGAAGGAACTCGATGCGCTCACGCGTTCGCACGTCGACGCCATCGACGAGGCGCTCAAGCGCAAAGAGGCCGAACTCCTCGAGGTCTGA
- the pyrH gene encoding UMP kinase, translated as MIDEATGRRRVLLKLSGEAFGAGQLGVNPDVIAQMAREIAAAVDRVEIAVVVGGGNFFRGAELSQRGMDRGRADYMGMLGTVMNALALQDFLEQAGAATRVQSAISMTQVAEPYIPRRAERHMEKGRVVIFGAGAGLPYFSTDTVAAQRALETKCDEILVAKNGVDGVYTADPRLDASATRIDELTYSDALLRGLKVVDSTAFSLCMDNGIDMRVFGMEPAGNVTKALLGEAIGTLVTV; from the coding sequence GTGATCGATGAAGCGACCGGACGCCGCCGCGTCCTCCTGAAGCTCTCCGGTGAGGCGTTCGGCGCCGGCCAGCTCGGGGTGAACCCCGACGTCATCGCCCAGATGGCGCGCGAGATCGCCGCCGCGGTCGACCGCGTCGAGATCGCCGTCGTCGTCGGGGGAGGCAACTTCTTCCGGGGCGCCGAACTCAGTCAGCGCGGCATGGACCGCGGCCGCGCCGATTACATGGGCATGCTGGGCACGGTCATGAACGCCCTCGCCCTCCAGGACTTCCTGGAGCAGGCGGGCGCCGCGACCCGCGTGCAGTCGGCCATCTCGATGACCCAGGTCGCCGAGCCGTACATCCCGCGCCGCGCCGAGCGGCACATGGAGAAGGGTCGCGTCGTCATCTTCGGCGCCGGTGCGGGCCTGCCGTACTTCTCGACCGACACCGTCGCGGCTCAGCGCGCGCTCGAGACGAAGTGCGACGAGATCCTCGTCGCGAAGAACGGCGTCGACGGCGTCTACACGGCGGATCCGAGACTGGATGCCTCGGCCACCCGCATCGACGAGCTGACGTACTCCGACGCGCTCCTGCGCGGCCTCAAGGTCGTCGACTCGACGGCCTTCAGCCTCTGCATGGACAACGGCATCGACATGCGCGTGTTCGGCATGGAGCCCGCGGGCAACGTGACGAAGGCGCTTCTCGGCGAAGCCATCGGCACGCTCGTCACGGTCTGA
- the tsf gene encoding translation elongation factor Ts: MANFTIADIKTLREQLGTGMVDTKKALEEADGDLEKAVEILRLKGAKGNAKRADRSTSEGLVAAKEHDGQVTILELNTETDFVAKNERFIALADKVLDAAAAVSADSVEAALAAPAGSQTVAELISDEAAIIGEKVELRRVRTLSGDKFEIYLHRTNKDLPPQVGVVLAYTGDDAETARSLAQHISFANPSYLSRDDVPEAEVEKEREIVTEISRNEGKPEAALPKIVEGRVNAFFKQVALLDQDYAKDNKQSVAQVAKDAGLTLTDFARYKVGA, translated from the coding sequence ATGGCAAACTTCACGATCGCCGACATCAAGACGCTGCGCGAGCAGCTCGGCACCGGCATGGTCGACACCAAGAAGGCCCTCGAGGAGGCCGACGGCGACCTCGAGAAGGCCGTCGAGATCCTCCGCCTCAAGGGCGCGAAGGGCAACGCCAAGCGCGCCGACCGCTCGACGAGCGAAGGCCTCGTCGCGGCCAAGGAGCACGACGGTCAGGTAACGATCCTCGAGCTCAACACCGAGACCGACTTCGTCGCCAAGAACGAGCGCTTCATCGCCCTCGCCGACAAGGTGCTCGACGCCGCTGCGGCCGTCTCGGCCGACTCGGTCGAGGCCGCGCTCGCCGCGCCCGCCGGGTCGCAGACCGTCGCCGAGCTCATCTCGGACGAGGCCGCGATCATCGGCGAGAAGGTCGAGCTGCGTCGCGTGCGCACGCTCTCGGGCGACAAGTTCGAGATCTACCTGCACCGCACCAACAAGGACCTCCCGCCGCAGGTGGGCGTCGTCCTCGCCTACACGGGCGACGACGCCGAGACGGCCCGCAGCCTCGCGCAGCACATCTCGTTCGCCAACCCCTCGTACCTGTCGCGCGACGACGTGCCCGAGGCCGAGGTCGAGAAGGAGCGCGAGATCGTCACCGAGATCTCCCGCAACGAGGGCAAGCCGGAGGCTGCCCTGCCGAAGATCGTCGAAGGCCGCGTGAACGCGTTCTTCAAGCAGGTCGCCCTGCTCGACCAGGACTACGCGAAGGACAACAAGCAGTCCGTCGCCCAGGTCGCGAAGGACGCCGGTCTGACGCTCACCGACTTCGCCCGCTACAAGGTCGGCGCGTAG
- the rpsB gene encoding 30S ribosomal protein S2, translated as MAVVTIRQLLDSGVHFGHQTRRWNPKVKRFILTERSGIHIIDLQQSLTYIDKAYEFVKETVAHGGTILFVGTKKQAQEVLAEQATRVGQPYVNQRWLGGLLTNFSTVSKRLARMKELEELNFDDPAASGFTKKELLLKKRELDKLHKSLGGIRNLQKTPSAIWVIDAKREHLAIDEAKKLGIPVIGILDTNADPDEFQYPIPGNDDAIRSVSLLTRIIADAAAEGLIQRHQPADEADEAAEPLAEWERELLETAAPAADEAAAVAETAEVAEPVEATDVAEVAAESADDAEGAEAQEAAVAAETEA; from the coding sequence ATGGCCGTCGTCACGATCCGCCAGCTGCTCGACAGCGGCGTGCACTTCGGGCACCAGACCCGCCGGTGGAACCCGAAAGTCAAGCGCTTCATCCTCACCGAGCGCTCGGGCATCCACATCATCGACCTCCAGCAGTCGCTGACGTACATCGACAAGGCGTACGAGTTCGTCAAGGAGACCGTCGCCCACGGCGGCACGATCCTCTTCGTCGGCACGAAGAAGCAGGCGCAGGAAGTCCTCGCCGAGCAGGCGACGCGCGTCGGTCAGCCCTACGTCAACCAGCGCTGGCTCGGTGGCCTCCTCACCAACTTCTCGACGGTGTCCAAGCGCCTCGCGCGCATGAAGGAGCTCGAGGAGCTCAACTTCGACGACCCGGCGGCGAGCGGCTTCACGAAGAAGGAGCTCCTCCTCAAGAAGCGCGAGCTCGACAAGCTGCACAAGTCGCTGGGCGGCATCCGCAACCTCCAGAAGACGCCCTCGGCGATCTGGGTCATCGACGCCAAGCGCGAGCACCTCGCCATCGACGAGGCCAAGAAGCTCGGCATCCCGGTCATCGGCATCCTCGACACGAATGCCGACCCCGACGAGTTCCAGTACCCGATCCCCGGCAACGACGACGCGATCCGCTCGGTGAGCCTGCTCACGCGCATCATCGCCGACGCCGCGGCCGAGGGCCTCATCCAGCGTCACCAGCCGGCCGACGAGGCCGACGAGGCCGCCGAGCCCCTCGCCGAGTGGGAGCGCGAGCTCCTCGAGACCGCCGCCCCCGCGGCGGACGAGGCTGCTGCCGTCGCCGAGACGGCCGAGGTCGCTGAGCCCGTCGAGGCGACCGACGTCGCCGAGGTCGCGGCCGAGTCGGCCGACGACGCCGAGGGCGCCGAGGCGCAGGAGGCGGCTGTCGCCGCCGAGACCGAGGCGTAA
- a CDS encoding M23 family metallopeptidase → MPHSTSSRRLLRAGLVVALLLVVSAAPSPGAASAARWSWPVSPFRLAAPYVQPANAYAAGHRGIDLEPLGDLDVRAPAAGVVAFVGDVAGRPIVTIDHGGGLVSTLEPVTSTLTPGTRVDREDVVGELSVGGHAEPGTLHFGVRLDGEYINPLLLLGGVPRAVLLPCCD, encoded by the coding sequence ATGCCGCACTCCACCTCCTCACGCCGCCTGCTGCGGGCGGGACTCGTCGTCGCGCTTCTGCTCGTGGTGAGCGCCGCACCCTCCCCGGGTGCCGCGTCCGCCGCGCGATGGAGCTGGCCGGTCTCACCGTTCCGGCTCGCCGCGCCCTACGTGCAGCCCGCGAACGCGTACGCGGCGGGGCATCGCGGTATCGACCTGGAGCCCCTCGGCGACCTCGACGTCCGCGCGCCCGCTGCGGGGGTCGTCGCGTTCGTCGGCGACGTCGCCGGCCGCCCGATCGTGACGATCGATCACGGCGGCGGGCTCGTCTCCACGCTGGAGCCGGTGACGTCGACGCTGACGCCGGGGACGAGGGTCGATCGTGAGGACGTCGTGGGCGAGCTGTCCGTCGGAGGACACGCCGAGCCCGGCACGCTGCATTTCGGGGTGCGGCTAGACGGCGAATACATCAATCCCCTGCTGCTGCTCGGGGGCGTCCCCCGGGCGGTGCTGCTGCCGTGCTGCGACTGA
- a CDS encoding tyrosine-type recombinase/integrase, translating into MRIDEAAESYTAQLRDVRRLSPATARAYRSDLADLAASMGDVPVEDVDLEHLREWLWNATKRGDARSTIARRTAAARGFFAWLTEAGIIASDPSLRLVAPKRGRSLPAVATAPAVATLLDELGRAAAAGDPVALRDHAVLELLYGAGIRVSELCGLDLDDLDRDRQTARVLGKGSKERVVPYGRPAAIALDSYLVRARPALLARADTTSGGSAAGAASGVGAPPTRALFLGARGRRVGARAVYDVVARTLGPVVGGDVGPHALRHSAATHLLDGGADLRTVQELLGHASLGTTQIYTHVSSERLAATYRLAHPRA; encoded by the coding sequence ATGCGGATCGACGAGGCGGCGGAGTCGTACACGGCCCAGCTGCGCGACGTCCGGCGGCTCTCCCCGGCGACCGCGCGGGCGTATCGATCCGACCTCGCCGACCTGGCCGCGAGCATGGGCGACGTCCCCGTCGAGGACGTGGATCTCGAGCACCTCCGCGAGTGGCTCTGGAACGCGACGAAGCGCGGCGACGCGCGGTCGACGATCGCCCGACGGACCGCGGCCGCCCGCGGCTTCTTCGCCTGGTTGACCGAAGCGGGGATCATCGCGTCTGATCCGAGCCTGCGACTCGTCGCACCGAAGCGCGGGCGCAGCCTCCCCGCCGTCGCGACGGCTCCCGCCGTCGCGACTCTCCTCGACGAGCTCGGTCGCGCCGCCGCGGCGGGCGACCCCGTCGCCCTCCGCGACCACGCGGTGCTCGAGCTGCTGTACGGGGCGGGAATCCGCGTGTCCGAGCTGTGCGGGCTCGACCTCGACGACCTCGACCGCGACCGGCAGACCGCCCGCGTGCTGGGCAAGGGGTCGAAGGAGCGGGTCGTGCCCTACGGCCGGCCGGCGGCGATCGCGCTCGACTCCTACCTCGTGCGCGCCCGCCCTGCGCTGCTCGCTCGTGCCGACACGACCTCCGGCGGCTCAGCGGCCGGTGCCGCCTCCGGAGTCGGCGCCCCGCCCACCCGCGCGCTCTTCCTCGGCGCGCGGGGCCGTCGCGTCGGCGCCCGCGCCGTCTACGACGTCGTCGCGCGGACTCTCGGTCCTGTCGTCGGCGGAGACGTCGGCCCGCACGCGCTCCGCCACTCCGCGGCAACGCACCTCCTCGACGGGGGCGCCGACCTGCGGACGGTGCAGGAACTCCTCGGCCACGCGAGCCTCGGCACGACGCAGATCTACACACACGTGTCGAGCGAGCGCCTCGCCGCGACGTACCGGCTGGCGCACCCCCGGGCGTGA
- the dprA gene encoding DNA-processing protein DprA: MTASIAFTSEMTCLLEVIAPGAADPTVAAERQARVVWSHLVEPGDSTAGRLVDELGAVRALEVAIAGAATATAVDLAEGRRRWMPRLAQQAVRDSLLLAARAGVRLLVPSDPEWPVQLDDLGPHAPLALWVRGRPEVLGRPRPSVAIVGARAATSYGEHVAMELAADLGGSRIPIVSGAAYGIDGAAHRAALAVGAPTVALLAGGADRPYPAGHANLLERIAAGGAVVAESPCGSAPTKWRFLQRNRLIAALSDATVVVEAGWRSGSLNTANHALDMGRAVGAVPGAVTSAASAGCHRLLREGTAVCVTNADEVRELLVLGEVGMGQPTGADRPLTDDTTRVRDALSARTWRDVDDIACRAGMAPEQVETILGLMLLMREVEQSLVGWRRPHDRS; the protein is encoded by the coding sequence ATGACCGCATCGATCGCCTTCACGTCCGAGATGACCTGCCTGCTCGAGGTCATCGCACCTGGCGCCGCTGATCCGACGGTCGCGGCCGAGCGCCAGGCCCGCGTCGTGTGGAGTCACCTCGTCGAACCCGGCGACTCCACGGCGGGTCGACTGGTCGACGAGCTCGGCGCCGTCCGCGCGCTCGAGGTCGCGATCGCCGGCGCCGCCACGGCCACCGCCGTCGACCTCGCGGAGGGACGCAGGCGATGGATGCCGCGGCTCGCGCAGCAGGCCGTGCGCGACTCGCTCCTGCTCGCCGCCCGCGCGGGCGTCCGGCTCCTCGTCCCGTCCGATCCGGAGTGGCCGGTCCAGCTGGACGACCTGGGTCCGCACGCCCCGCTCGCACTCTGGGTGCGCGGCCGGCCCGAGGTGCTCGGGCGACCCCGCCCGTCGGTCGCGATCGTCGGCGCACGCGCAGCCACCTCGTACGGCGAGCACGTCGCGATGGAGCTCGCCGCCGATCTCGGCGGCTCGCGCATCCCGATCGTCTCCGGCGCCGCCTACGGCATCGACGGCGCCGCGCATCGCGCCGCCCTCGCCGTCGGTGCGCCCACGGTGGCCCTCCTCGCGGGCGGTGCCGACCGGCCCTACCCGGCGGGCCACGCGAATCTGCTCGAGCGCATCGCCGCCGGCGGGGCGGTGGTCGCCGAGTCGCCGTGCGGCAGCGCCCCCACGAAGTGGCGCTTCCTTCAGCGCAATCGGCTCATCGCCGCGCTCTCCGACGCGACCGTCGTCGTCGAGGCCGGCTGGCGCAGCGGCTCGCTCAACACGGCCAACCACGCCCTCGACATGGGGCGGGCCGTGGGCGCCGTGCCCGGCGCCGTCACGAGCGCCGCTTCGGCCGGATGCCACCGTCTGCTCCGCGAGGGAACCGCGGTCTGCGTCACGAATGCGGACGAGGTGCGCGAGCTGCTCGTGCTGGGCGAGGTCGGCATGGGGCAGCCGACCGGCGCGGACCGGCCGCTGACCGACGACACGACACGGGTGCGCGACGCCCTCAGCGCCCGCACCTGGCGCGACGTGGACGACATCGCCTGCCGAGCGGGCATGGCCCCGGAGCAGGTCGAGACGATCCTCGGGCTCATGCTGCTGATGCGGGAGGTGGAGCAGAGTCTCGTCGGCTGGCGCCGCCCGCACGACCGGTCGTGA